The region CGGGACCTGGACACCGCGTACCGGAACTTCTTCGACGGGTTGAAGGGCAAGCGCCCGCGTACGGGCGCGCCCCGCTTCAAGAGCCGCAAGGACAATCGGCAGGCCGTCAGGTTCACCGCCAATGCCCGGTGGAAGATCACGTCGGGCGGTGACCTGTCGTTGCCGAAGGTCGGCGACGTGCGGGTGAAGTGGTCCCGCGTCCTGCCGTCGGAGCCGTCCACGGTGACCGTGGTCAAGGACGCCGCAGGGCGGTACTTCTGCTCGTTCGTGGTGGAGAGCGACCCGGACACCGACCTGACCCGCATGCCCGACACGGACGCGGTGGTCGGGATCGACCTGGGCCTGACGCACGTCGCGATCCTGTCCGACGGCACGAAGATCGACAGCCCGAAGTTCCTGCGCCGGGCCGAGAAGAAGTTGAAGCGCGCGCAGCAGTCCCTGAGCCGCAAGGCCAAGGGCAGCAACAACCGAGGTAAGGCCCGGCTCAAGGTCGCCGAGGCACACGCCAAGGTCGCCGACGCGCGGCGCGAGTTCCACCACCAGCTCTCGACGAAGGTGATCCGCGAAAACCAAGCGGTCGCCGTCGAGGACCTGGCGGTCAAGGGACTCGCCCGCACCAACCTGGCCAGGCCCGTCCACGATGCCGGATGGTCCGCGTTCGTCACCATGCTGGAGTACAAGGCCGCCCGGTACGGGCGCACCTTCCTGCGCATCGGCCGCTTCGAGCCGACCTCGCAGGTCTGCTCGAACTGCGGCGTCAAGGGCGGACCCAAGCCCTTGGACGTCCGCGTCTGGCAGTGCCAGGGATGCGGCGGCCGGCTCGACCGGGATGTCAACGCGGCGGTCAACGTCGCCAAGGCCGCAGGACTTGCGGTCTCAGCCTGTGGAGCGCAGGTAAGACCGGGACTCCTCCCGGCACCACGCAGTGAAGCAGGAACCCGCCTGAGCGCCGCGCCATCCGCGCGCAGCGTGGAGGGAATCACCGCACGTTAGGGCGGTGAGGAAGTCAATTGACCGGACTCCATGCGGGCCGCTCTACCCTGGCAGCAGCCCTGCCTGACGGCCTGCGCCGCTCCAATTGCTCGTCGGTCGTGAGCCTGCCTGCCCGTGCGGGGAGCCGGCTCTGTATCCGGTATCACGGTGGCGATCCATAGCTCCGCTATGGCGGCGACGATCACGGCTGGGTTTACTGCGAGCGTCAGGACTGCCGCATGGCTAGCCTGGTGAGCCGGGACTGGTTGGCCGCGCTCCTCCCTCGGTGTCAGGACGGAAGTCTCTGCTGGCAAGAGGACCGATGGGCAGGGCCGCCGACATCGGTCGCTGCGGGCAGCGAGAGGCGGGACGATGGTGAGAGCGGAGCAGGTGTCGGCACAGGCGGTGGGTGGGGCCCAGGCGGCAGGTCGAATGAAGCCATCCGGGTCACTTCTAGGGACACGCTCCCCGAATCCTCGAACACGGCGGCATCCCGCTGCTCCGGCACTGCGGGCGTGTAAACGCCGTTTACATCCTCCTCGGGGACACCTGTGCTCGGAACGGACGGCTCAGGCGTCGCGTTGGTGTAAACGGCGTTTACTGTCCCGTCCGACTGAAGTTGTCCAGTGATCACGTGTTGGCCTGCGGCGGGACAACTTCACCCGGACACCCAGAGCGGCACGTCCAGGTTGGCCTGGCTCCTGATCATCGAATCCCGTCGGCCGTCCGGCTGTACATGGCCAGTCAGGAGGACATCGCATGTCGACAAGCCCGCAGCTCACAGCTGAGGCCATCCGTTGCGAAGGCGCCAGCTGGACAACATGAGCCGGACGGATCGGCGAGCCGGACAACTTGAGCCGGATGAAGAGCAGCGTTGAGGTCGCGGTCATGCAACACAGCGCACACCGAACAGGCCCACTCGCAGGTCCTTCTCGATCGCGGCCTGGGCCAGGCCCTCGGTGAAGTGGCTCTTCCCCGTCCCGGACGGGCCGGCTATCACGAGGTTCTCCGCGCGGCCGATCCACTCCAGGGTGACCAGGGAGTTCTGGGTGGGTTCGGGAATGGTGGAGTCCTCGGCCCGCCAGGAGGCCAGGGTCTTGCCGGTGGGGAAGTTCGCCGAGTGCCGACGAAGGCGCCGGGTTGCAGCGTCCCGGCCGGTGACCTCCTCGGCGATCAGCAGCCGAAGGACCTCGGCGGGGTCCCAGCGTTGCGCGCGGGCGGTGGCCAGCACGTCGGGTGCGGCCTTGCGCATATAGGGCAGGCGCATGCGGCGCATCAGCTTGTCGAGTTCCTCGGGGATGGCCGGCGGGTTGGGGAAGCTCACGAAGGGGCCGTTCTGTTGGGGTGACGTGAAGTCAGGACGTGTTCAGGGACAAGATCGTGGTCACCGGCCCAGGGCCTGCCAGCCGATCGTTCCGCTCTGGACCGAGTGGGCCTCGTCCGCGCGCACGACCTCGCCGGCGGGTTTGCTCGCCGCGATGTGCTCCAGGATGGAGACCAGGTCGTCGTCGGCGAAGCGCCCGGCAGCAGCTGCCAGCCCGAGGGCCTGGTCGACCCGGTCGCTGCCCAGCACGGCGGCGAGCTCGACGGCGCGGGCCATCTTGGCGCGGATGCGGGAGGCACCTGCGGGCCCGGCCTCCTTCAGCCAGCGTCCCGCTCCGGGGCCGATGCCCACGAACGCGATCTCCGCCTCCGAGCGGGGCTGCAGCCGGGGCTGGTGGACGCTGCGGCCGTCGGGGTGGTCGGGGTAGTGCGCGTCGATGATCTGCGGAACCCCGGGAGTGGAGAGCTGGTGGCGCCA is a window of Kitasatospora sp. NBC_00240 DNA encoding:
- a CDS encoding RNA-guided endonuclease TnpB family protein, translating into MRLRYSFRLYPNGSQRSAPTRAFGCARVVYNDALRARETARADGLPFPRTGDLSKALITEAKKTPDREWPGELSAVVLQQSLRDLDTAYRNFFDGLKGKRPRTGAPRFKSRKDNRQAVRFTANARWKITSGGDLSLPKVGDVRVKWSRVLPSEPSTVTVVKDAAGRYFCSFVVESDPDTDLTRMPDTDAVVGIDLGLTHVAILSDGTKIDSPKFLRRAEKKLKRAQQSLSRKAKGSNNRGKARLKVAEAHAKVADARREFHHQLSTKVIRENQAVAVEDLAVKGLARTNLARPVHDAGWSAFVTMLEYKAARYGRTFLRIGRFEPTSQVCSNCGVKGGPKPLDVRVWQCQGCGGRLDRDVNAAVNVAKAAGLAVSACGAQVRPGLLPAPRSEAGTRLSAAPSARSVEGITAR
- a CDS encoding ATP-binding protein; translated protein: MSFPNPPAIPEELDKLMRRMRLPYMRKAAPDVLATARAQRWDPAEVLRLLIAEEVTGRDAATRRLRRHSANFPTGKTLASWRAEDSTIPEPTQNSLVTLEWIGRAENLVIAGPSGTGKSHFTEGLAQAAIEKDLRVGLFGVRCVA